Sequence from the Kineosporia succinea genome:
ACCTCGCCACCGTGGTGCGGCGAACCCCCGCCGTACGAGTGGCGATCGAGGTGCCGCACCAAGACGCGGGGCGCCTGCAGGGCGTGCTGCGCGAGTGGGCCGACAGCCGCGACGCCCAGCTCGACGACGTGACCTACGCCGCGAGCGCCACCATCTCGCTGCTGGTGGCGCCCGGGCGGCTCGGTGACCTGGACGCCTCGCTGGCCGCCGCGAGCGCGGGGCGACTCACGGCGGTGCGGGGTGAGACCGTGGTGATGGAGTCCTAGAAGGAGTTGTCACGGGTTTTCAGGCGTTCGGGTCGACGAGCCAGAAGCGGCCCGGCTCGTCGTGGGTCAGGATCATGCCCATCTGACCGGCTGCGAGGTAGCCGTCGTCGCCGTGGCTGAAGGTGTGGTCGCGGCCGGACTTCTCGACGGTGAAGTGCTGCCGGGCGTCGTCCGGGTCGCAGGTTCCGGCCCCGATGGCCGACGGGGTGATCTGGCCGCGCTCGGGCATCTGCCAGCACAGCGGGTCGTCCTGGCCCGAGCTGTCGATGCCCTTGATCTGGTAGAGGCCGGGGCCGACGGACGTGAAGACGAACAGCTGGCGGCCGCTGCCGTCGTCGGTCATCTCCAGGCCCTCGTCGTAGAGGGCGAGGACGCCTGCCGTGACCTCGCCGGGCATGATGCTGAGGCCCGGGCCGCCTTCCGGGACCGACGGGGCGCCGCTCGCCGGGGTGCTCTCGGTGCCGGTCTCGGCGCCGGTCCGGGTGCCGGTCTCGGCGTCGGTGGGAGTCACGGTCGTGCTGGTCTTGGTGGACGTGGTGGTCCTCGTGGTCGAGGCCTGCGCGTCGGACCCGCCGCAGGCGGTGGTCACCAGCGCACCGAGCACCAGGAACGATGCGGCGGCAGTGCTCTTGAGCGTTGGCATGACTGCTCCCTGTGGAGGTTCGATCGTCACGATCCGGACAGGAAGTGAGATGCGGTATGGGCCCATTTGGATCGGGAAAGCCGGAGTGACCTGGGTCACATCCGCCCGAATCAGGAGCCGTCGCCGTGCAGCGCCTCGGACGCCCCGGTGACCAGGAACTCGACGCGGTGCGCGACCGAGACGGCCTGGTCGCCGAACCGCTCGTAGAAGCGCCCGGCGAGGGTCATGTCGACCACGGCCTGCACGCCGCCCGACGGGGGCTGCCGCAGGATCACGGTGAACAGGTCGCGGTGCAGGCGGTCCATCTCGTCGTCGTCGGCCTCCATGCGCCGGGCGGCGTCGAGATCCCGGTCGGCGATGATGCCGGCGACCCGGGCGGCCAGGCGCCGGGCGCTGTCGCCCATCCGCTGGATGTCGGCACGCAGGTCGGGTGGCACGGCGCAGTCGGGGTGACGCAGGCAGACGAGTTTGGCCACGTGCCGGGCCAGGTCGCCCATCCGCTCCAGCGAACCGCTCATCCGCAGGGCGGCCAGCAGCGAGCGCAGGTCGGTGGCGACCGGGGCCTGGCGGGCGATCAGCACCAGAACCTGTTCCTCGACCTCGTCGTGCAGCCGGCTCATCCGCTCGCGGTCGCCGATGACGCTCTCGGCGAGGGCCCGGTCGGCCTCGAGCAGGGCGGTGGTGGCCCGGCCGATCGCCTCGCCGGCCAGCTCGGCCATCTCCACGAGCCGCGCGTCGACGGCCTGCAGCGCGGCCTCGAACTCCCTGCGCACACTTCCGCTCACGCGGTTTCACCTCTCCCCGCCCGGCTTCCGGTGAGACGCGATGCCACGCTGCCGGACACCGTCGATCATCACCCTAGCGGCGTGAGGGACCGCGCCTCCAGGCTCGGGCGGCGGCAGGGCACCCTTCCTGCGTGGTCCTCCTGGTCAACATCACGCGTGAGGCGTTTCTCGACCACGCCCGCGAGCGCCGGATCGCCGCCGTGGCCGCCCCGTCCACCCCCGGCGGGTGGACGGCCGTGCAGTCGGACACCGTTCTGGCGCACGAACTCCCGGCCGGTTCCCGCTTCGTCGACGCGGACACCGACGACGACGGGACGCTCCACCTCGTCGTCGTCGGTGTCCACCGGCATCGCCTGACCTGGTTGCCGGGCGGGGCGCCGAGCGGTCCGGTCGCCGAGGCCGCCGCCGCTCCGGGCGGCCGGTTCGCCCCGGCGCCCGCGGCCCGCACGACCCCCGAGGTCGCACTCCGGTTCCCGCCGGGTTCCGGGGACGGCCCGATGGACAACCCGAGCAGGGTCCTGGACGAGCTGATCCACGCGGCCCACCCGGCGGCCCGGCCCTGCTGACCGGCGAGGCCGACCATGCGCTCCGGACGGGCGTCTTCGCGCTGCCGACCTTCTACCTGACCCGCAAGCTGCGCGGGTACCGGCGCCGGACCACGTGTCCGAATCGCGTTCTTCGCTCCCCTACGATGTGCACGCTCCCGGAACCGTCACCTCAGGAAGGCCGCAGCCATGACCACGCCGGACTGGGCACCTCCCGGACTCGACCTCGACGTGCCCTCGCCGGCCCGCGTCTACGACTACTTCCTCGGCGGGGCGCACAATTTCGCCGTCGACCGGGAGTTCGCC
This genomic interval carries:
- the phoU gene encoding phosphate signaling complex protein PhoU; translation: MRREFEAALQAVDARLVEMAELAGEAIGRATTALLEADRALAESVIGDRERMSRLHDEVEEQVLVLIARQAPVATDLRSLLAALRMSGSLERMGDLARHVAKLVCLRHPDCAVPPDLRADIQRMGDSARRLAARVAGIIADRDLDAARRMEADDDEMDRLHRDLFTVILRQPPSGGVQAVVDMTLAGRFYERFGDQAVSVAHRVEFLVTGASEALHGDGS